The Betaproteobacteria bacterium sequence TGCAGAACGCCCTCATCGGCTGAGGATGGGGCAGGCGAAACCTGCAAAGCCTGAGGCGTCAGTTCTTCCTGCTCCATGCAGAACTTGATCGCTTCGACAGGATCGGCGGGACCGAAGTCGCAATGCTTGTTCTCGTACGCTTCGATAAGCGTAACGAGCACGTCGCGCTCGTCCGCCTGCGGCGCGCCCTCCGCAGCCTGGAAGATTTTCTCCAAGCGCCGGAAGGCCCGCCGCAGGTTGTCATCATTGCGGATTGGCTTGATAGTCATTCACAGTCTCCACGTCGATCCGGACGTACTGCGCGCACGTCCCGACGAACTTCACCCACACGATCCCTGCCTGGTACTGCATCTCGACCACCAGCCGGTACTTGTTGCCGCCAATCGAACACGACGCGGTTGTTGCCGCAGATGCTCGCGCCAGCGTAGAGAAAGCATTCTTCATTGTGTTCGACCCCGGGCAAAGCGGCCGTCCTGGCCGTGTCTGGGCTTATCGGGATGGTGGGCGGGGGCTTGATGCCGACGCGCCGGCCTGACCTCTGGGCCCGCTCACTCGTACTCGATCACTGCCGCGACGATCGCCCGATGCACCTCCGCGACTGCAATTGACAATCAATATGATGGTCGTAATACTACGCACATCATGTCTGCCCCGTCTCGCAAGGAACTGACCCACGATCGCATCCTGGACGTCGCGTCGCGCGCGATTCGCCGTGCCGGCTACGACGGTGTCGGGTTGGCCGACCTCATGAAGGAAGCCGGACTCACGCACGGAGGCTTCTATGCCCACTTCGCCTCCCGCAAGGCCTTGCTGGCCGAGGCCACCCAGCGCTGGTCAGGACACGGTTGCGGTGCTGGCCGATCGCCTGCGCGAAGGCCAGGCACAGGGGATGAGCCCGTTCTCGGCGCTTGTGAACACCTATCTCGGCGATGCGCATCTGGAGAATGCCGAGAGCGGATGCGTGGTTGCTGCCTTGGCCTCCGAGATTCCACGCCAGGATGAGGAGGTCGCACGAGCCGCCCGCACCCGCGTTCTGGGCCTGGTCGAACTCGTGCGCCGCAGCCTTCCGCCCGGAACCGATGCGGAGCAGGCGCAGGTGGTGGCCGCCACGATGGTCGGTGCGCTGCAACTGGCGCGCGCGCTCCAGGGCAAGGCCGGCAAGTCTTTGCTGGCCAGCGCGCGGGCCGCCCTTATCCACCAGTACGAAACCTGACGTGCGGGCCCTAGACCGCCGTCGAACAGTCTCGTCAATCCATATGATGACCAGCATCCAGGAGTCCCCATGAAACTCGATAACGCCACCGTCCTCATCACCGGCGCCAACCGCGGAATCGGCTTGGCCTTCGCCCGAGCCGCTCTGGCGCGCGGAGCGCTCAAGGTCTACGCAGGCGCACGTAACCCCTCCAGCGTCACGTTGCCGGGTGTCGTGCCGATCAAGCTTGACGTGAACTCTCCGGCCGACATCGCATCCGCCGCGCAGCAGGCCCCCGACGTGACGTTGGTCATCAACAACGCCGGCATCGCCCAATACGGCGGCCTGCTCGCCCCGATTCGGAAGCCAGCATGCGCCAGCAGTTCGAGACCAACGTCTTCGGCGTGCTGCGTGTGGGGCGCGCGTTCGCACCGGTGCTCGCTGCCAACGGCGGCGGCGCGCTGCTGAACGTGGCCTCGGTAGCCAGCTGGGTCACGATGCCCGCGCTGGCGGCCTACGCGGTCACGAAGTCGGCGACCTGGAGTCTCAGCAACGGCCTGCGAAATGAGCTGCGCGGCCAGGGAACCCGGGTATTGACCCTGCACATGGGGTTCGTCGATACCGACATGACGCAAGGCATCGACATGCCGAAGGCCGCGACCGGAGGACATCGTCGATCGCGCCTTCGACGCGCTTCGAGGCAGGTGCCGACGAAGTGCTGGCCGACGACATGACGCAGCACGTCAAGCTGGGCCTGTCGGCCCGTCCCGGCATCTACGTGCAGGAACGCCTGTGAACACACCTCCCGACGCCGCCGTGGCGGCGGCCAGCGCCAAGCCTGCCTCGCCATGGCCCGTCTTCTGGGTGGCCAGCGTCGCGTCCTTCCTCGTGTCGCTCGACACGACGATGCTGTTCGCGGCCTTCGACCCGCTGCGGCACGCCTTTGCGAGCGCATCGGCAGCGGACCTGTCGTGGGTCCTTAACGCCTACACGGTGGTCTACGCGACAACGTTGATTCCCGCCGGCGGCCTGGCCGACACGTACGGTCGCAGGCGGGTCTTCCTGATCGGCGTGGCGCTGTTCCTCGCCGCGTCGGCGGCCTGCGGTCTGGCAGGAAGCGTAGGCTGGCTCGTCGCGGCCCGTGTGGTGCAGGCCATCGGAGCGGCGCTGCTGACCCCTGCCTCTCTGTCGATTGTTCTCGCCGCATTTCCGCAGACACGGCGGGCAGTGGTCGTCAGCCTGTGGGGTGCGGTCGGCGGCCTCGCCGCCGCCGTGGGCCCGAGCGCGGGCAGTTTCGTGATCGAAACCTTGGGCTGGCCCTGGGCGTTCTACCTCAACCTTCCCTTGGGCGGGCTCGCGCTGTGGCGCGGCGCGGCTATCCTGACGGAATCGACCAAGCCCGACGCGCGCCGTCGGATAGACGTCGTCGGCATGGCGCTGATGATGCTGGCCGTGGGCACCGTCACGCTGGCGATCGTGGAGTCCGATGCGCCGAGTTGGAGCCACACCGAACTCGCGATCCTCGGCGCGACAGGGCTGGTCGCCGCCGGTGCCTTCGTCGCCTGGGCACGCAGAGCGGCAGAGCCACTGGTGGATCTGGCGTTGTTTCAGAACCGAACCTACCGCTTCGTCAATGCCGCGACCCTGTCTTTCGGCATTGCGTTCTCGATGATGTTCCTGACGTTCTTCTTCTACATGATGAACGTCTGGCACTTCAGCCTGCCGCAGGCAGGACTGGCGGTGACGCCCGGGCCCCTGCTGGTGATGCCCACTGCGATCATCACCGGTCGCCTGGCGTCGCGACTGGGCCATCGCCGCTTCCTGGTGGGCGGTTCCCTGCTGTATGCCTGTAGCGGTCTGTGGTTTCTGCTCGTGCCCGGAACCGAGGTGCACTACGTCTTGCACTGGCTTCCCGGCTTGATGATGAGCGGAATCTCTGTCGGACTGGTGCTTCCCTCGTTATCGGCCGCAGCCGTCAACCGGCTGCCCGTGGCGCACTATGCGGTCGGCAGCGCCGTCAACCAGGCCACACGCCAGATTGGCTCGGTGCTCGGGGTGGCGCTCACCGTGGCGCTGCTCGGCCACGCGACCCTGCAACGCGACGACTTCGATTTGCTCTACCTTCTGCTCATTTCGCTCGCGCTGCTGACGGCACTGCTTTGCCTACCCGTGGACACCAAACCACGACCCGCGCCGTCATTCACGACCATGACCGATCTGCACGCGCCGCCAAGCCCACCTCAACCATCGAATTCACCATGAACGGTACGCGCGCCGAGCCGCATTGGCTGTCCGTGCCGGTGGCTCGATATGGCTGCCTGTTCGGAACCTCGCCCCGAAAGTGCCACCGTCTCCAGGCTTACCGGCGCGCCAGCGCTTCCGCCGCCGAGCGGGCCGCACTGATCTCCGGCGGCGTCAGGCGGTATCCCGGCTTGCGCCCGCCCATGAGACGCCCGAATTCCGTCTGTGTCGTCTTGTCCGGGTGCGAGAGGCCGAGGGCCTGGCCAAGCTCGTGCGCGATCGTCCGGCCGAGCGAGCCCTTGACGAAGTCGCCGGATTCGCTCAGTGCGCAGCGCTCCGGCGGGCCACGACCCTTGGACGGCTTGTCGGTCCATTCGCCAACGACGACACGCCCCCGCTTCCGTTTGGTGTTCCCCTGGGACGCCTCCCCAGGTAGGGCACGAAGTACACGCGCAACGGGGAGGCGTTTCATCGCCGAACGCCAGCAGTTCGCCCAGCTTGCGGATGCGCTCGGGGTCGGATTCGCCGTCCTCGTCGCGGGTCGAAGCCGCGATTTCCTCGAGCAAACGCTCGCGGTTCGCGGGCCGGAGCGTACGGACCCGCTCGACCGCGTCGAGGACGAACACGATGCCGGCGGGCCGCCAGATGCGATTCACCTCGGGAAGAACGACGTCGCGGATCTGGCGCTCGGTGACCCAGGAGCGCATCGTCACGCCGTCCTTCACCATCTCGAGGTCGCTGCCCGCATGAAAGCGGATCGGCACGGGAACCGCTTCACCGGCCTCGGCGGTGGTACTGGCCAACAATACGAGCGAGCAGACGGACACGGCGAGTCGCAGCACGAATGCGCCGAACCCGCCCGGGCCGGGTACAAGAGGACGAAAGGGCATTGCAAGTCTCGCAGTCGGGGTTTCCCCCCTACTCCCACTCAATGGTTGACTATCGCGTCAACCCATTGATCAAACTTAACTCCTTAGACTTGAATTGCCGGATTTACCGTCACTCTTGCCGTCTGGCAATGATGACTGTCAGCGAACGTTGTCGTCAGAGGACGATGGACGCAAGGACAGCCTCTTCGACCGTGACGGTAAACACCCGCCTGAAACCGCGCTCAACAGTCAATTCGCTCCCTGATGTCGGCGAAGAATCTGGGTCTCGAAGGATGGGATCTCAGTCGCCCGCCAACCGATGCCTGTTCATCCATTTAACGCGTGTCGACGTCACCCACGTGACTGGCAAACCCGCCGCCCCGCGGCGAGAGGGTTCCGCCTCTGCAGCGGGTCACCGCATGAATGCACAAGCATCGGTAGGCACCAGCCTCGGCTGGCGAAAGCCCGTTCAGACATCTTCGGTAGTCACGATGCAACTTGGTGAGCTAGCAGTCCACTACGGCACGTGAGGCGCTCCAAGCGAAGCGTCCAAGCCACCACTAGCACCGCTGAACGAATATCGCAATCTACCACGCCCGCCAGTGTTTGCGAGTGTTGGCGAGGAAAGACAGCATCGCAAGCAACGCTTGGCAGCCAGCTTCCGGCTATTTTCGAGCTTCAGCCTCGACGAGGGCGTCGTCGGACACATTACAGCGCGCGATCCGGAGTTCCCCGATACCTTCTGGGTCAACCCGTTCGGGATGCATTTCACTCTTATCAGGGCATCGGACCTCATTCGCGTCAGTCACGACGGCAAGGTCGTCGAGGGCGATCGCCCCGTGAATGCTGCCGCGTTCGCCATTCACTCCCGTGTCCATGCGGCTCGGGCCGACGCCGTGAGCGCCGCGCACTCGCACTCGACCTACGGCCATGCATTCGCCGCTCTAGGCCGAAAACTGGACCCCATTTCGCAGGACGCCTGCGCCTTCTACAACGACCACGCTCTGTATAGCGACTACGGAGGAGTCGCGGTCCAGCTTGACGAGGGGCAGCAGATCGCCAATGCGTTTGGCTCCCACAAAGCCGTCATTCTCCAGAATCACGGTCTTCTCACAGTCGGCGAGACTGTCGACGAAGCTGCCTGGTGGTTCATCACAATGGATCCGGACCTGTCAGGGCGCAGCTGATGGCTGAAGCCGCAGCGGCTCACTCCGGGCAGCCGCTCAAGATGATCTCAGAGCAATCCGCGCTGCAGGCGTATCAGATCGTCGGTTCGCCATTCAGCGGATGGTTTCAGTTTCAATCGCTGTATGCGCGAATTCTGAAAGAACAGCCGGATTCTCTCGATTGATAGCCTCGCGCGGTACAACGCTTGCGCCTTACTCCAACTGCATCGTAAGCATCCTGGGCCCCTTCCGGCCCAGTCTGGACGAATGGTGACTGCCACCGTACGCAAGAAGACGTGATCAGATATCTAGTCCGATACGGGCCTTGATGCTGTCGCGCGAGGCTAGGAGAATTTGTTTGGACCGCTCGTTGTCTGACACCGCGCGAGCGATTGCCATGGCCCCCACCATCTCAGACAGCATGGACGCCGCCAGCACCTCCGGGCACGGACGCTCCATTGCCCGTAACGCATCGGCGATCGAGTTCGTTAGCCGCCGGGTTCCCTCGTCGAATCGTTTGCATGCAGCCGCCGACATGCGTGCGAGATCTCCGGTCAGGCACGGCAAGGGACACCCATTCTGCGGCTGGTCACGATGACGCACGGTCAGGTAACCGTCAACGTAAGCCGCAAGCCCCTGCGCAGGCTCAACGTCTTGCATCCTCTGCAGAAACGCCGCATAGCGATCATCGAACATATACGTTATCGCCTCCGCCACGAGATCGTCCTTGGACTTGAAGTGCGCGTAGAACCCACCATGGGTAAGCCCCGCTTTGCTCATGAGGCTGGCAACTCCAATTCGGTCAGGGCCATGTTTGCGGATCTCGGCCGCGGCCTCACGCACAATTCTCTCGCGTGTCTGGACCCTGTGCTCAGGTGCGTAGCGCATAGCAGCCCCCTAGGGAGATGGTCATCATCATTTTATTCACACCTCCGGAGAAGCGGTCGCACTTCTTGCGGTCTCTTCTTCAGCGGGAGGTGACGGTTTCTACACAGCACCGGCCGGGCCGCGTCTGGCAAATGGAACCATCAGCAGTGCCGCCACGAACATCCAGCACATGCCGCGGAAGACTTCGTTGAACGCGATCGTAGCGGCTTGCTGGCTGATGAATCGCGCGATGATGCCCTGCGCTTCCAGAAAAGCCTGGGACGGGTCGGGTGTAACGGCGGATAGCCGCCGTGTCATTCCGGCGATGCCGTCGCTGAACGCATGAGAGGAGCGTCCGAGCGTCTCGCCGAAGCGCGCCATGGCGATGCGACTGTTGTCCTGAAGCCCCGTGTTGACCAGTGCGATCCCGATAGCACCACCTAGAGGCCGCATCAGATTGAACAACCCAGAGGCATAGCGGAGCTCCACAGCTTCGAATCCCGCCAGCGCCAAGGTCACACTCGGTACGATGCACAGCATAAGCGCCAACCCGCGCACGAGTTGCGGAACCAGAAGCTCGGCGAAGCCCCACTGTGAGGTCGCTTGAGACGTTAGCCATAGGCTGAAAGCAAAAAGCGACAACCCGACAGTGAAGAGCAGCCGGCCGTCTACCCTTTGGGAAAGGGGCGCTGCAATCAGCGTGCTGGCAATCTGCGCCACGCCGACGACGAACACGGTCGTACCGATCTGCATGCTATTGAAGCCACGGACTCGCCCCAGGAACACCGGAATCAGGTAAGTTGAAGCAAACATTCCGAACCCGATCACGAGGTTGAACACGCACGCGAACCTGAAGCCGGCGCGGCGGAAGGGGGGTCAGCTTGACGATCGGTGTGGGGGAGAAGAAGGAGCGCTCCAGAAACACAACGAACGCGACCAGCGACAGCCAGGCGCTGATCATGATTCCGGCGTCACCGAACCATTCCAGACGCGGCCCCTCCTCCAGCACGTACTGCAGGCCACCCAAGAAGACCGCCATGGCAAGGAGATGCAGCCAGTCGATACGTCGAAACATCGTTGTATCGGCGCTATCACCCGAAGAAACCGTACCGTAGCACGGTGACCGCAAGGCCCGGTACGACATTGATGAAGAAGACCCACCGCCAATTGATGTACTCCGTGATGAGGCCACCTACTGTGGGACCAAGCATGGGGGCGAGCACAGAGAACAACCCGAGAATGGCGGGAATCATGGCGCGTTGCTTGCCGGAGAACAGCGTGAATCCCACCGCGAACACCGTCGGGATCATGGCGCCACCGGTGAAACCCTGAAGCGCGCGGAATACCGTCATCGATCCGATGCTCCAGGCAAGCCCGCACAGCACACCGCATAGGTGAACAAGCCCGCCGACGTTGCGAACAGCCAGCGAGTGGACATCGCCTGAGTAAGGAACGCGGAGAACGGAATCATCACGAGTTCCGCGATGAGGTAGGACGTCTGGACCCAACTCATCTCATCCGGCGCCGCCGACAGCCCAGCCTGAACCTCGTTCAAGGAGGCGGCAACGATCTGAATGTCGACCTGCGCCATGAACTGCCCGAAGGCCATCACCCCGAACACAAGATACTTGCGTGCGTTCGACCACGTGGCGGGATCAACGATGCCGTTCGGCGGCGCAATGGCCCCCTTCACGGCTGATGCCTGCAGAGGACGAGTTGCTTCGTGGGCAATGAAGAGAACATGGGGTGATCCCAGAGCGAGCAGTGCTTGACAGGGTGTGTTGCGAGTGTGATATTACGTTCGTCATTCAATAAATGGCAAGAAGCCTGCATGGGCGCTTTCGTCCTGTTATGAGAAGTGAATTTTGAGTACGACCGGGACAGCAAGCCCTGCGGTCCAGCAGACTACCCGCCGGAAACGCGGACCAAAGCCAGCCTCCCGTCACGGCACGGAAGCGCATCGCACTGCCAGCACGCCGCACACTGGTCGTGGGGGTAGCCGCCAATCGCCGCGGCCTGGCCGGTTCCGCCTACATCCTCACTCCAGCCTCGGTCGAGACCACGGCTGCTGCGTACGTCAGTGCCGACGCGGCGACGGTGGCGCCGAAAGTGCGCGGCCTGGTGTCTCAGGTGCTCGTGCAGGATAACCAGTCCGTCCACGCCGGAGATCCACTTGTGCGGATCAATCCGGAAGAGTTCGATGCACACGTCGCCACGGCGGTCGCCGAGTTGGCAGACGCCGTTGCCGGCGTCGCCTCCGTGAAAGCGGCACTGCTCAGCCTCGGCGCCGAGGAGCAGCTGGCAGCCTCGAATGTTCGCGCCGCGCAGAGCTCGATTCGTGCGTCTGAAGCGCAAGCCAAGCGCGCGGCTGCCGATCGCGCTCGCTACGAGGACCTCGTCGCGCGTGGCTTTGTGGCCGCAAGCGCGCTAGACGCCTTTCGCGCTGCGGCAATCACTGGAAAAGAAGATGTCACGAGGAGCAGCTATCGGACGTCGCGCTACTCAGAACAGGTCACCAGGCGAAACCGCGGCGCGCGGCGCTGGAAGGCTCGCTACGGAAGGCTGAGGCGACCGTAGAGCGCGCCCGCGCTTCGCTCGCACTCGCAAAACAGGAACAGCGACACGCCGTCGTCGTTGCGCCGATCGACGGCGTAGTCGGCAATCGGCAGGTGCAGCAGGGCGACTACGTCCAACCGGGCACTCGCCTGCTCACGCTAGTTCCGATGCACGAGCTCTACATCACCGCCAACTTCAAGGAGACGCAGACTGCGCATGCGTCCGGCCAGCGAGCCCGCATCGAAATTGATTACGTTCCCGAGCGGGTGTTCATCAGCACCATCGATAGCCTGGCGCGGATCTGGCTCGCGATTTTCGCTTCTGCCGTTCGAGCCAGGCACGGGCATTTCACAAAGATTGTCCAGCGAGTGCCCGTTCGAATCCGCTTCGAACCCAAGCAGTCTGACCTGGACCGACTGAGGCCCGGCCTGTCAGTGACCGTCAGGTCTCACTCGAGAGCTGAGCCATGGCCGAGAGATCGGCCAGCCGTTCAGGCAAGACTTCAGGCGACTACCAACCGTGACCTGTCGGCGGAAGCCCACGGTACTGGGATCCTCAGGAGCCGACGGACCGATGCCGCTGGCGGCGTCGAGCCGACCCGAGTTGCTCGTCCGAGAGCGCTAGCGCGATCGCGCCTGAAATCGCTGGTGAGTTGCGCGAGAGAGCGGGGACCGATCATCGGGACTGCGCCGTGGGTACCCGCCCAGGCAATGGCCACCTGATCCGCGCTCGCGCCGAGCTCGCCCGCGATGGCGAGCACCGTGTCCAGGATCTGTGTGCGTTGCACCGAATCCTCTGGCTGGAACACCCTGCCGCCGAAACCCTCGGCGCGCCCCTTCTCGCCCCGCCGGTATTTGCCTGTCAGCATTCCGCCTCCGAGCGGCGACCAGGTTACGACGCCTAGCCCGAGTGCCTCGGACGCTGGAAAGAGGTCGGCCTCGGGAGCGCGATGGACCAGGCTGTGCTGGAACTGCGCAGCGGCGATCGGAACCGCACGAGTCAGGTCCGCCAAGGTGACCGCACGCGCGAGCCGCCACGCTGGAAAGTTCGACAGGGCCTGCATAAAGGATCTTGCCGCCATGCGCGAGATCCTCGAAGCCACGAACAATCTCCTCAGCGGGCGTTACTCCATCCGGATAGTGGGCCCAGTAGATGTCGATCCGATCCGTCTTGAGCCGCTTGAGACTTCCTTCTACCGACGCAATCATGGCCTTGCGACTGTTTCCGATCACAAGCCGATCGGCATTGGGTGCGGACCCTCTGGTGAACTTAGTGGCAAGCACGAAACTATCGCGTCGCCCCGCCAGCAGGTTGCCGAGAATCGCCTCGGACTGCCCGAACTGATAGACGTCAGCCGTATCGATGAAATTGCCGCCCGCCTCGGCATAGGCATCGAATATCGCCGCGCTATCGGCGGCCTCGGCACCGTAGCCCCAGCCGGTGCCGGAAGTTGCCAGAGAAAGCGCGAGCTGTGACACCTGCAAGCCGGTCTTTCCGAAGACTGCGTATTTCATGTCGTGCTCCTACTTCTGTTGAACGGCAACGCCGTCTACGTCGACCACAGCAAATGAAAACGAGAGAAGCTCGAACGACCCAAACCGCGGCACGGGCCATAGAAACTCACCCACACGACGCCCCGCCCTTCGAACGTCTCGTTTCAAGGTTCCGGTCTCGTTCATTGCCCCCCCCTTTCATCACTGGGCAGATGCCGCGGATTCACTGCAGGCGTTGATCTGTCACACTCGCTCGCTCGTCGCCGGAGAGGCAAAGTGACGAATCGCTGACACGACAGTGGTCGACCTCGCGCACCGTCGAGCAAGACAGCCAGTAGCCACTGCGAACAAATTCAGTCGTCCGACATCGAGAGAACCTTGTCGCGCGCTGCGCCCAGGATCTCATCACGTAGTCTTGGTGCTGAGGCGGTACGGGCCAGGACTAGAGCCCCCACCATGGTGGCGAGCGCCTGGATAGCCTCCTCACGGCGCGTGCCCTCCCCTGCGTGCCCGAGCCCCGACGCCACGGCTTCGATGGACTGCTCGAGCGCGCCGGAGAACGCCGTCCTGATCATCTCGCCCTCGCGCGGCACGTCGCCGCCGAGCGCGGCAAACGGGCAGCCATTGGCCCGGTCGCGCACATGCTTAGGGCTCAG is a genomic window containing:
- a CDS encoding TetR family transcriptional regulator yields the protein MRQASVPASVASHKVGIAEIAAAAGLTHGAFYTHFESKEALCAEAIGLASGRSLAALESKLKWRAAVEAYLSPKHVRDRANGCPFAALGGDVPREGEMIRTAFSGALEQSIEAVASGLGHAGEGTRREEAIQALATMVGALVLARTASAPRLRDEILGAARDKVLSMSDD
- a CDS encoding TetR/AcrR family transcriptional regulator, producing the protein MRYAPEHRVQTRERIVREAAAEIRKHGPDRIGVASLMSKAGLTHGGFYAHFKSKDDLVAEAITYMFDDRYAAFLQRMQDVEPAQGLAAYVDGYLTVRHRDQPQNGCPLPCLTGDLARMSAAACKRFDEGTRRLTNSIADALRAMERPCPEVLAASMLSEMVGAMAIARAVSDNERSKQILLASRDSIKARIGLDI
- a CDS encoding MFS transporter; its protein translation is MNTPPDAAVAAASAKPASPWPVFWVASVASFLVSLDTTMLFAAFDPLRHAFASASAADLSWVLNAYTVVYATTLIPAGGLADTYGRRRVFLIGVALFLAASAACGLAGSVGWLVAARVVQAIGAALLTPASLSIVLAAFPQTRRAVVVSLWGAVGGLAAAVGPSAGSFVIETLGWPWAFYLNLPLGGLALWRGAAILTESTKPDARRRIDVVGMALMMLAVGTVTLAIVESDAPSWSHTELAILGATGLVAAGAFVAWARRAAEPLVDLALFQNRTYRFVNAATLSFGIAFSMMFLTFFFYMMNVWHFSLPQAGLAVTPGPLLVMPTAIITGRLASRLGHRRFLVGGSLLYACSGLWFLLVPGTEVHYVLHWLPGLMMSGISVGLVLPSLSAAAVNRLPVAHYAVGSAVNQATRQIGSVLGVALTVALLGHATLQRDDFDLLYLLLISLALLTALLCLPVDTKPRPAPSFTTMTDLHAPPSPPQPSNSP